A single genomic interval of Caretta caretta isolate rCarCar2 chromosome 23, rCarCar1.hap1, whole genome shotgun sequence harbors:
- the LOC125627998 gene encoding transmembrane protein 100 — protein sequence MSAPPAPCDRVTVNMATEEVQIQLCPDPRLVSTATGGVEGACHRCLLPFSVVATLIGVAVTTLAYSRDAHGSVLSVLGLALLGAGVLGLAGSYLAYCCRGRKIRGWRRGSFTLLVGDPLQKKMVV from the coding sequence ATGTCTGCCCCCCCGGCGCCATGCGACCGCGTGACAGTGAACATGGCCACGGAAGAGGTTCAGATCCAGCTGTGCCCGGACCCTCGGCTGGTGAGCACGGCCACGGGAGGTGTGGAAGGTGCCTGCCACCGCTGCCTCCTGCCCTTCAGCGTGGTGGCGACGCTGATCGGGGTGGCGGTGACGACCCTGGCCTACTCCCGGGACGCCCACGGCTCGGTGCTGTCGGTGCTGGGGCTGGCCCTGCTGGGCGCCGGGGTGCTGGGCCTGGCTGGGAGTTACCTGGCCTACTGCTGCCGGGGCCGCAAGATCAGGGGCTGGAGACGCGGCAGCTTCACCCTGCTGGTGGGGGACCCGCTGCAGAAGAAGATGGTGGTGTGA
- the UBE2S gene encoding ubiquitin-conjugating enzyme E2 S encodes MNSNVENLPPHVIRLVYKEVSTLTSDPPEGIKVFPNEEDITDVQVTIEGPEGTPYAGGVFRMKLILGKDFPAAPPKGYFLTKIFHPNVGASGEICVNVLKKDWKAELGIKHVLLTIKCLLIHPNPESALNEEAGRLLLENYEEYAARARLLTEIHAQPSSLRGASKDPSDPCSSSAAALAPGGEGPMAKKHAGDRDKKQLAKKKTDKKRALRRL; translated from the exons ATG AACTCGAACGTGGAAAACCTGCCGCCTCACGTCATCCGGCTGGTCTACAAGGAGGTCTCCACCCTGACGTCGGACCCGCCGGAGGGCATCAAGGTCTTCCCCAATGAGGAGGACATCACAGATGTCCAGGTCACCATCGAAGGACCTG AGGGGACGCCCTATGCCGGGGGCGTCTTCCGCATGAAGCTCATCCTGGGCAAGGATTTCCCAGCCGCGCCACCCAAGGGCTACTTCCTCACCAAGATCTTCCACCCCAACGTGGGGGCCAGCGGCGAGATCTGCGTCAACGTCCTCAAGAAAGACtggaaggcagagctgggcattAAGCACGTACTGCTG ACCATCAAGTGCTTGCTGATCCACCCCAACCCCGAGTCGGCCCTGAACGAGGAAGCGGGGCGCCTCCTCCTGGAGAACTATGAGGAGTACGCTGCTCGGGCCCGCCTGCTGACGGAGATCCATgcccagccctccagcctgcGGGGGGCCAGCAAGGATCCCTCtgacccctgctcctcctctgcaGCCGCCCTGGCCCCCGGGGGCGAGGGCCCCATGGCCAAGAAACATGCCGGCGACAGGGACAAGAAACAGCTGGCAAAGAAGAAGACGGACAAAAAGCGGGCACTCCGGCGGCTCTAG
- the RCVRN gene encoding recoverin, producing MGNSKSGALSKEILEDLKLNTKYSEDELCKWYESFQKQCPDGRISQAEFEKIYGNFFPKSDPQVYARHVFRSFDTNGDGTLDFREYIIALHLTSSGKTNLKLEWAFSLFDVDRNGEISKSEVLEIITAIFKMIPLEEQKMLAEDENTPQKRANKLWDFFKKGENDKIAEGEFISGVMQNEAIMKLIQYEPKK from the exons ATGGGGAACAGTAAAAGCGGGGCTCTGTCCAAGGAGATCCTGGAGGATCTGAAGCTCAACACCAAGTACTCGGAGGACGAGCTGTGCAAGTGGTACGAGAGCTTCCAGAAGCAGTGCCCGGACGGGCGCATCAGCCAGGCCGAGTTCGAGAAGATCTACGGCAACTTCTTCCCCAAGTCGGACCCCCAGGTCTACGCGCGCCACGTCTTCCGCAGCTTCGACACCAACGGTGACGGGACGCTGGACTTCCGGGAGTACATCATAGCCCTGCACCTCACCTCCTCCGGCAAGACCAACCTCAAGCTGGAGTGGGCCTTCTCCCTCTTCGACGTCGACCGCAACGGCGAGATCAGCAAGAGCGAGGTGCTGGAGATCATCACG GCAATATTTAAGATGATTCCCCTTGAAGAGCAGAAAATGCTCGCTGAGGATGAAAACACCCCCCAGAAACGAGCCAACAAGCTCTGGGACTTTTTCAAAAAGGGGGAAAACG ACAAAATCGCCGAGGGGGAGTTCATCTCCGGGGTGATGCAGAACGAAGCCATCATGAAGCTGATCCAGTACGAACCCAAGAAATAG